From a single Oligoflexia bacterium genomic region:
- a CDS encoding S8 family serine peptidase — MTQGLTKSFVILIATLFFSFTLQASTPPQMAQKIGVSIKSQMLNTMGEFPVLVILKQQADLSFVNLNAPKEVRGQQVYDALRKTAMESQRELVSLLAKRGFEYQQFYILNMIALESATPELVSELTGRADVGKIINNPAIKNKFMPSNDIFNKFAQRKSESLTAVTEGNIVSTGAERVWQELGITGKNIVIAGQDTGIQWDHPALKTHYRGFSPNGVNHNYNWHDAIHKPLAAGTNPCGFNSKAPCDDHGHGTHTVGTIVGDDGATRKIGMAPGAQWMGCRNMERGVGRPTTYIECFQYFLAPYPQGGNPFTDGAPAKAPHVINNSWGCPPDEGCEGGEMLPVVEALNVAGLMVVVSAGNEGSGCSTIAAPPAHFTLATLAVGAHNHRNGRIAYFSSRGPSKFDGGIGPDITAPGVGIVSAIPGSSYSGATWDGTSMAGPHVVGLVALMWSAKPALIGNTTATSNVIRKTATPKTSTETCGGVTGDKIPNNTFGFGTINAYDAVKTLIQ, encoded by the coding sequence ATGACACAAGGATTGACTAAGTCTTTCGTAATTCTTATAGCAACTCTATTTTTTAGCTTCACGCTTCAAGCATCGACTCCGCCACAGATGGCGCAGAAGATTGGCGTATCTATCAAAAGTCAAATGCTCAATACAATGGGTGAATTCCCAGTTTTGGTCATATTGAAACAGCAAGCCGATCTGAGCTTTGTAAACCTCAATGCGCCCAAAGAAGTGCGTGGCCAACAAGTTTATGATGCACTTCGTAAGACGGCCATGGAAAGTCAAAGAGAGCTCGTTTCGCTACTTGCAAAAAGAGGTTTTGAGTATCAGCAGTTCTACATTCTCAACATGATAGCACTTGAATCAGCTACACCTGAACTCGTTTCTGAATTAACAGGACGCGCAGATGTTGGAAAGATTATCAACAACCCTGCAATCAAAAATAAATTTATGCCTTCAAATGATATTTTCAATAAATTCGCTCAACGTAAATCCGAAAGTTTAACCGCTGTTACTGAAGGCAACATCGTAAGCACTGGTGCAGAAAGAGTTTGGCAAGAACTGGGAATCACCGGAAAAAATATAGTCATCGCAGGTCAAGACACCGGTATTCAGTGGGATCACCCGGCTTTGAAAACACACTATCGTGGTTTCTCACCTAACGGCGTAAATCATAATTACAACTGGCATGATGCCATTCATAAACCACTCGCCGCCGGAACAAATCCCTGTGGATTTAACAGCAAAGCTCCCTGTGATGACCACGGACACGGAACTCACACTGTCGGAACCATCGTCGGTGATGACGGAGCCACTCGTAAAATCGGGATGGCACCAGGCGCACAATGGATGGGCTGTCGCAATATGGAGCGCGGAGTTGGCCGACCCACAACGTACATTGAATGTTTTCAATATTTCTTAGCTCCGTATCCACAAGGTGGAAACCCATTTACTGATGGTGCTCCTGCAAAAGCTCCTCACGTGATTAACAATTCATGGGGATGTCCTCCCGATGAAGGTTGTGAAGGTGGAGAAATGCTTCCTGTTGTTGAAGCTCTAAACGTTGCAGGTTTAATGGTTGTAGTTTCTGCTGGAAACGAAGGCTCTGGTTGTTCAACCATTGCTGCTCCTCCGGCGCATTTCACATTGGCCACACTTGCAGTGGGTGCACATAACCACAGAAATGGTCGCATCGCTTATTTCTCAAGTCGTGGTCCATCAAAATTTGATGGTGGCATTGGTCCTGATATTACAGCTCCTGGAGTAGGAATTGTTTCTGCTATTCCTGGAAGTAGTTATTCAGGCGCCACATGGGATGGAACATCCATGGCAGGTCCACATGTTGTGGGACTCGTAGCCCTTATGTGGTCAGCAAAACCCGCTCTCATTGGAAACACAACCGCCACAAGCAATGTGATTCGCAAAACTGCAACACCCAAGACTTCAACAGAAACATGTGGCGGTGTTACGGGTGATAAGATTCCAAATAACACATTTGGGTTTGGTACTATAAACGCGTATGACGCTGTAAAGACACTGATTCAATAA
- the aceA gene encoding isocitrate lyase has protein sequence MKTETNSQQAQELQKLWDVDPRWKGIKRPYTAEEVLKLQASIKVEYTIAELGAERLWELLHKEAYVPTLGCLTGAQAVQVVKAGLQAIYMSGWQVAADANMSGQTYPDQSLYPSNSVPQLVKRLNNALMRADQINRAEGKSGTYWYAPIVADAEAGFGGPLHAFELMKSMIEAGASGVHFEDQLASEKKCGHLGGKVLVPTSSFIRTLNAARLASDVLDVPSVIIARTDALGATLLTSDIDPADRPFLTGERTPEGYFYVKAGIETTIARGLAYAPYADLLWFETSKPDIEEAREFAKVIHKQFPGKLLAYNCSPSFNWERNLDAATIKTFQKELGQMGYKFQFITLAGWHLINMETFDLARQYKEEGMPAYVRLQNKEFASEKLGYTATRHQREVGTGYFDQVLMTITSGQASTSALSHSTEAEQFHDEHGSNDKSANGHTQKTERQAGK, from the coding sequence ATGAAGACGGAAACAAATTCTCAGCAAGCTCAGGAGCTACAAAAACTGTGGGATGTTGATCCGCGCTGGAAGGGGATTAAAAGACCCTACACCGCAGAGGAAGTCTTAAAACTTCAGGCGTCGATAAAAGTAGAATACACAATTGCTGAACTTGGTGCTGAAAGGCTCTGGGAACTCCTACATAAAGAAGCTTATGTTCCAACATTAGGTTGTCTCACCGGAGCTCAGGCTGTACAGGTCGTGAAAGCCGGACTCCAAGCCATTTACATGAGCGGTTGGCAAGTAGCCGCCGATGCAAACATGTCTGGTCAAACATATCCTGATCAAAGTTTGTATCCGTCAAACAGTGTTCCGCAACTGGTGAAAAGATTAAACAACGCTCTTATGCGTGCTGATCAAATCAACCGAGCCGAAGGTAAATCTGGCACCTACTGGTATGCTCCCATCGTAGCTGATGCCGAAGCAGGTTTTGGTGGGCCACTTCATGCGTTTGAATTGATGAAATCCATGATTGAAGCCGGAGCTTCTGGCGTTCACTTTGAAGATCAACTAGCTTCTGAGAAAAAATGCGGGCATTTAGGTGGAAAAGTTTTGGTTCCCACATCCTCATTCATTCGCACACTCAATGCTGCGCGCTTAGCTTCAGATGTACTCGATGTACCCTCTGTTATCATTGCTCGCACTGATGCTTTAGGTGCAACGCTTTTAACTTCTGACATCGACCCCGCAGATCGCCCCTTCTTAACCGGCGAAAGAACGCCCGAAGGATATTTTTACGTAAAGGCTGGAATTGAAACCACCATCGCTCGCGGTCTTGCCTACGCTCCGTATGCTGATCTCTTGTGGTTTGAAACTTCAAAGCCCGATATTGAAGAAGCTCGAGAGTTCGCAAAAGTAATTCATAAACAATTTCCTGGAAAACTTTTAGCCTATAACTGCTCACCTTCTTTTAACTGGGAGCGCAATCTTGATGCTGCGACAATCAAAACGTTCCAAAAAGAATTAGGTCAAATGGGATATAAATTTCAGTTCATTACATTAGCCGGTTGGCATTTGATTAACATGGAAACATTTGATCTTGCTCGTCAGTACAAAGAAGAGGGAATGCCCGCTTATGTACGACTTCAGAATAAAGAATTCGCCAGTGAAAAACTCGGCTACACGGCAACACGCCATCAACGCGAAGTAGGCACTGGTTATTTCGATCAGGTGCTCATGACCATCACGAGCGGACAAGCTTCTACATCAGCATTGTCTCACTCAACTGAAGCTGAGCAATTTCACGATGAACATGGATCAAACGATAAATCAGCTAATGGCCACACGCAGAAAACTGAACGTCAGGCGGGTAAATAA
- the aceB gene encoding malate synthase A, with product MVGVVASDDIEILGNMNPEYQEIFSSDAIDFIAQLHRKFNPVRDELLRSRIDRQLRLDKGELPTFLTSTQEIRKGQWRVATTPADLEDRRVEITGPVERKMMINALNSGAKIFMADLEDSCSPTWANIIDGQLNLKAAVRRTLSFQSPEGKSYKLNDKIATLLVRPRGWHLLENNILIDGKPISASLLDFGLYFFHNAQELLKRGSGPYFYLPKMESHLEARLWNDIFNFAQDTLRVSRGSIRATVLIETILAAYEMEEILFELRDHMAGLNAGRWDYIFSAIKKFRRNKEIIFPDRAQITMTAPFMRAYTELLVKTCHKRGAHAIGGMAAFIPSRKDPQINEIAMSKVREDKLREATDGFDGTWVAHPDLVPVAQQIFDNVLKDKPNQKTRQRDEVHIKGPEIIDFNIPGAKITEGGLRNNISVALQYIESWLRGVGAVGIFNLMEDAATAEISRSELWQWIKNEAKLDDGRTITPALYQTLRHEELEKLGGIDQGRFRETVEIIDGLVLNPTFAEFLTIPAYKYLN from the coding sequence ATGGTCGGTGTTGTAGCAAGTGATGATATTGAGATTCTTGGAAACATGAATCCTGAGTACCAGGAAATTTTTTCTTCTGACGCCATTGATTTTATCGCTCAACTTCACCGCAAATTTAATCCAGTTCGTGACGAACTTTTACGTTCACGCATTGATCGTCAGCTTCGCCTCGATAAAGGGGAGCTTCCGACATTCTTAACATCAACTCAAGAAATCAGAAAAGGTCAATGGAGAGTAGCAACGACACCCGCAGATCTTGAAGATCGCCGTGTTGAAATCACAGGGCCTGTAGAGCGTAAGATGATGATCAACGCTCTTAATTCGGGTGCAAAAATTTTCATGGCCGATCTTGAAGACTCCTGCTCACCTACGTGGGCAAATATAATCGACGGACAATTAAATTTAAAAGCAGCCGTAAGGAGAACTCTGAGTTTTCAAAGTCCTGAAGGAAAATCTTATAAGCTCAACGACAAAATCGCGACACTCCTTGTTCGCCCACGGGGGTGGCATCTCCTTGAGAACAATATTCTCATCGATGGAAAACCCATCTCGGCAAGCCTTTTAGATTTTGGCCTTTATTTTTTCCACAATGCACAAGAACTTCTCAAACGTGGCTCAGGCCCTTACTTTTATCTTCCTAAAATGGAAAGCCATCTTGAAGCACGTCTCTGGAATGATATTTTTAATTTTGCACAAGACACTTTAAGAGTTTCACGGGGCAGCATTCGCGCCACTGTTTTAATCGAAACAATATTAGCGGCATATGAAATGGAAGAAATTCTCTTTGAATTGCGCGATCACATGGCCGGGCTAAATGCAGGTCGTTGGGACTATATTTTTAGCGCTATTAAAAAATTCAGAAGAAACAAAGAAATTATATTTCCTGATCGTGCACAAATCACAATGACCGCACCTTTTATGCGCGCCTATACTGAACTCCTCGTAAAAACTTGTCATAAACGTGGGGCTCATGCCATTGGTGGTATGGCAGCTTTTATTCCCAGCCGCAAAGACCCTCAGATCAACGAAATAGCAATGAGTAAAGTACGTGAAGATAAACTTCGCGAAGCTACTGATGGGTTTGACGGAACATGGGTAGCTCACCCAGACCTTGTGCCCGTTGCGCAACAGATTTTTGATAATGTACTTAAAGACAAACCAAATCAAAAAACACGCCAGCGCGATGAAGTTCACATCAAAGGCCCTGAGATCATTGATTTTAATATTCCGGGTGCAAAAATCACCGAAGGTGGCTTGCGAAATAATATCAGCGTCGCACTTCAATATATCGAATCGTGGCTTAGAGGCGTTGGAGCGGTAGGTATTTTTAATCTTATGGAAGATGCGGCAACTGCTGAGATTTCACGCAGTGAACTTTGGCAATGGATTAAAAATGAAGCCAAACTTGATGATGGGCGCACTATTACACCAGCTCTTTATCAAACTTTGCGTCATGAAGAGTTAGAAAAACTCGGCGGAATTGATCAGGGTCGCTTTAGAGAAACAGTCGAAATTATAGATGGTCTGGTTTTGAACCCAACCTTCGCAGAGTTTTTGACAATTCCCGCATATAAATATTTAAATTAA
- a CDS encoding exodeoxyribonuclease III, which yields MKIISWNVNGIRSVANKGLLNWLSEESPDILCVQEIKAEQAVLDPILITPYEYNSYWFSAQKKGYSGVAIYSKEKPIDVSYGIGDARFDSEGRTITAEFKKIIVINSYFPNSQRDHARLGYKIEYCDKFLQYVEKLRKSGKGLVMCGDYNIAHKEIDLKNPKTNMNNAGFLPEERSWMDKFVASGYVDTFREFCKEGNQYTWWSYRPGVREKNIGWRLDYHFVNSEFMPKVKNSYIQCETMGSDHCPVVIELGI from the coding sequence ATGAAAATCATCTCTTGGAATGTTAATGGAATTCGCTCCGTAGCGAATAAAGGACTTTTGAATTGGCTTTCAGAAGAATCGCCCGATATTTTATGCGTGCAAGAAATTAAAGCTGAGCAAGCAGTACTGGATCCGATTCTAATTACCCCTTATGAATATAACTCGTATTGGTTTTCAGCTCAGAAAAAAGGCTATAGCGGGGTTGCGATTTACAGCAAAGAAAAACCAATTGATGTTTCTTATGGCATTGGTGATGCGCGTTTTGATTCAGAGGGGCGCACTATTACAGCTGAGTTCAAAAAAATAATAGTTATCAATTCTTACTTTCCTAATAGTCAGCGCGATCATGCACGATTGGGTTACAAAATAGAATATTGTGATAAATTTCTGCAGTACGTAGAGAAGTTGCGTAAATCAGGAAAGGGTCTTGTAATGTGTGGTGATTATAATATCGCACATAAAGAAATCGATCTTAAGAATCCAAAAACTAATATGAACAATGCAGGTTTTTTACCCGAAGAACGCTCGTGGATGGATAAGTTCGTGGCCAGCGGCTATGTCGATACTTTTCGTGAGTTTTGTAAAGAGGGCAATCAATACACGTGGTGGAGTTATCGCCCCGGTGTACGGGAGAAGAATATTGGTTGGCGGTTGGATTATCATTTTGTAAATAGTGAGTTCATGCCCAAGGTGAAAAACAGTTACATTCAATGTGAAACAATGGGAAGTGATCATTGTCCAGTCGTGATTGAGCTTGGAATTTAG
- a CDS encoding helical backbone metal receptor — translation MKVISMIPSWTETLIAAGVDVVGRTRFCIHPKPEVSKIPAVGGTKDIKWDKVKELGADLLLLDQEENPKAMADESPLPYIVTHIKSVSDVERDCRMMADKFKNKKLEDIADRWKKISTHKPKPRTLEEIPGIMKWLKSPTIDDAKFIYLIWKNPWMAVSKQTFIGSVFERLGLAGHMIDFSTAYPEIKLEDYNPLKTLLLCSTEPFPFAKKQDDLSSLPNPSAIIDGEAYSWFGVRSLEFLEKNIR, via the coding sequence TCGATGATTCCGTCTTGGACTGAAACTCTTATTGCAGCGGGTGTTGATGTTGTAGGACGCACGCGTTTTTGTATTCATCCAAAACCAGAGGTTTCAAAAATTCCTGCTGTTGGTGGAACAAAAGATATTAAGTGGGACAAAGTTAAAGAACTAGGCGCTGATCTTTTGTTACTTGATCAAGAAGAAAACCCTAAAGCCATGGCTGATGAATCACCACTTCCTTATATCGTCACCCATATTAAATCTGTCAGTGATGTAGAGCGGGATTGTCGAATGATGGCCGATAAATTTAAAAATAAAAAACTTGAAGATATAGCCGATCGCTGGAAAAAAATCTCAACACATAAACCAAAGCCAAGAACTCTTGAAGAAATTCCGGGAATTATGAAATGGCTTAAATCTCCCACAATTGATGACGCAAAATTCATTTATCTGATTTGGAAAAATCCGTGGATGGCGGTATCAAAGCAAACCTTCATCGGATCAGTTTTTGAACGTTTAGGTTTAGCCGGGCATATGATTGATTTTTCAACGGCCTACCCTGAAATAAAACTTGAAGACTACAACCCCCTTAAAACTCTACTCCTCTGCTCTACAGAACCATTTCCTTTTGCAAAAAAACAAGACGACTTATCAAGCCTCCCCAACCCCTCAGCCATTATTGACGGCGAAGCCTACAGTTGGTTCGGCGTCCGCTCTTTGGAATTTTTAGAAAAAAACATCCGCTAA